A genomic segment from Pyxidicoccus trucidator encodes:
- a CDS encoding type II toxin-antitoxin system PemK/MazF family toxin — translation MRPSRWFPRWPGALCRVSEGQRDSAGMHMDTKSATQAGRGPADVHRGDIFWVVPEEERGSVPAIPHPYVVIQDDVFNRSRIHTVVVCALTSNLKRASEPGNVLLDVGEGNLPRQSVLVVSQVSSVEKAQLGEYIGTLSDARVEQILAGMRFQQASFFNR, via the coding sequence ATGCGCCCGTCCCGCTGGTTCCCGCGCTGGCCCGGGGCACTGTGTAGAGTGTCCGAAGGTCAGCGCGATTCGGCGGGCATGCACATGGATACGAAGTCAGCGACGCAGGCAGGCAGGGGCCCAGCCGACGTCCACCGGGGTGACATCTTCTGGGTGGTGCCAGAGGAAGAGCGGGGGTCGGTTCCTGCCATCCCCCACCCGTATGTGGTGATTCAGGACGACGTCTTCAACCGCTCGCGCATCCATACCGTGGTCGTTTGTGCTTTGACCTCGAACCTGAAGCGGGCGAGCGAACCCGGCAATGTGCTGCTCGACGTGGGGGAGGGGAATCTGCCCAGGCAGAGCGTCCTGGTCGTGTCGCAGGTGTCCTCGGTCGAGAAGGCGCAGCTTGGCGAGTACATCGGGACGCTCTCCGACGCACGGGTAGAGCAGATTCTGGCCGGCATGCGTTTCCAGCAGGCCTCCTTCTTCAACCGCTGA
- a CDS encoding N-acetylmuramoyl-L-alanine amidase: protein MKNRPGIVVLAASLALTQACGMDAQQPQEASTAPTVQLDAPGTEDSAREDESFDALFKEAGAEFDVPPALLKSISFVQTRYQMVEGAEEFEGRPAVYGMMALTGTQLEEGAKLAGVTAAQARTDTRSHVRAAAALLSRHAEALKVDRTQAAKWAPAVAEVSGIQDEEGRRSFVHKEVFRVARLGLGKLSKEWTASGQGLAVEELGQQVQALAGPDYAPAVWRPSPNYNSRPMGVKMVVIHTCESSYSGCWSWLTNPNSGVSAHYVVREDGGEISQLVRDGSRGWHIGATYQCSNNSGAECGLNGRSANDFTIGIEHGGYASTVNWPVGQIDASARLLCDITRDHGIPRDSYHVVGHGKLQPYDRTDPGVNWPWRDYLNRANAHCGTACVLKGDIKAKYDAMNGPALLGKCQVGELATPDGVGRFNHFERGSIYWTPTLGAHVVMGSIRGRWEQLNWERGPLGYPIIDEWTAPDGRGRFNHFERGSIYWTPELGAWEVHGEIRNKWEQLGWERSVLGYPKTGEQETPDKTGRYNHFENGSIYWTAATGAHEVRGLIHAKWAELGWEKSALGYPLTDEQGAADGVGRYSHFQRGSIYFTPATGAHAVSGDINVKWVALSREAGLLGYPLTDETATPDGVGRFNHFQNGSIYWTAATGAHEVHGPIRAKWESMGWERSTLGYPVRDEYAVTGGRESEFQKGFLTLNTATNAVTVRMK, encoded by the coding sequence ATGAAGAACAGGCCAGGAATTGTCGTGCTCGCCGCCTCGCTGGCGCTGACGCAAGCGTGTGGCATGGACGCGCAGCAGCCGCAGGAGGCGTCCACGGCGCCCACCGTGCAGCTGGACGCGCCAGGGACGGAGGACTCCGCCCGCGAGGATGAGTCCTTCGATGCGCTCTTCAAGGAGGCCGGCGCGGAGTTCGATGTGCCGCCCGCGCTCCTCAAGTCCATCTCCTTCGTGCAGACGCGCTACCAGATGGTGGAGGGCGCCGAGGAGTTCGAGGGCCGCCCGGCGGTCTACGGAATGATGGCGCTCACGGGCACGCAGCTCGAGGAGGGCGCGAAGCTGGCCGGCGTCACGGCAGCGCAGGCGAGGACCGACACGCGCTCCCACGTCCGTGCGGCGGCGGCGCTGCTGTCGCGCCACGCGGAGGCGCTGAAGGTGGATAGGACTCAGGCGGCGAAGTGGGCACCGGCGGTGGCCGAGGTGTCCGGCATCCAGGATGAGGAGGGCCGTCGCAGCTTCGTCCACAAGGAGGTCTTCCGGGTGGCCCGCCTGGGACTCGGGAAGCTCTCGAAGGAGTGGACCGCGAGTGGACAGGGCCTGGCCGTGGAGGAGCTGGGGCAGCAGGTCCAGGCGCTCGCCGGTCCGGACTACGCACCGGCCGTGTGGCGGCCCTCGCCCAACTACAACTCCCGGCCCATGGGTGTGAAGATGGTGGTCATCCACACCTGTGAGAGCAGCTACTCGGGGTGCTGGAGCTGGCTGACCAACCCCAACTCAGGAGTGAGCGCGCACTACGTGGTGCGCGAGGACGGAGGGGAGATCAGCCAGCTGGTGCGCGACGGGAGCCGGGGCTGGCACATCGGCGCCACCTACCAGTGCAGCAACAACAGCGGGGCGGAGTGCGGGCTGAACGGGAGAAGCGCCAACGACTTCACCATCGGCATCGAGCACGGCGGGTATGCGTCGACGGTGAACTGGCCGGTGGGGCAGATTGACGCCTCGGCACGGCTGCTGTGCGACATCACTCGTGACCACGGGATTCCCCGCGACAGTTACCACGTGGTGGGGCACGGCAAGCTCCAGCCGTATGACCGCACGGATCCCGGCGTCAACTGGCCCTGGAGGGACTACCTCAACCGGGCCAATGCGCACTGCGGAACGGCGTGCGTGCTCAAGGGGGACATCAAGGCGAAGTACGACGCGATGAACGGTCCGGCGCTGCTGGGCAAGTGCCAGGTCGGCGAGCTGGCCACGCCGGATGGGGTGGGCCGCTTCAACCACTTCGAGCGCGGCAGCATCTACTGGACGCCGACGCTGGGCGCGCACGTGGTGATGGGCAGCATCCGTGGCCGGTGGGAGCAGCTGAACTGGGAGCGCGGCCCGCTGGGCTACCCCATCATCGACGAGTGGACGGCGCCGGACGGCCGTGGCCGCTTCAACCACTTCGAGCGGGGCAGCATCTACTGGACGCCGGAGCTTGGGGCCTGGGAAGTCCATGGGGAGATTCGTAACAAGTGGGAGCAGCTGGGCTGGGAGCGCAGCGTGCTGGGCTACCCGAAGACGGGGGAGCAGGAGACGCCGGACAAGACGGGCCGCTACAACCACTTCGAGAACGGAAGCATCTACTGGACGGCTGCGACGGGAGCGCACGAGGTGCGCGGACTCATCCATGCGAAATGGGCGGAGCTGGGGTGGGAGAAGAGCGCCCTGGGCTACCCGCTGACGGATGAGCAGGGAGCGGCGGACGGGGTGGGCCGCTACAGCCACTTCCAGCGGGGAAGCATCTACTTCACGCCTGCGACGGGAGCGCACGCGGTGAGTGGAGACATCAACGTGAAGTGGGTCGCGCTGAGCCGTGAGGCGGGGCTGCTGGGCTACCCGCTGACGGACGAGACGGCGACGCCGGACGGGGTGGGCCGCTTCAACCACTTCCAGAATGGAAGCATCTACTGGACGGCGGCGACGGGAGCGCACGAGGTGCATGGTCCCATCCGCGCGAAGTGGGAGTCGATGGGTTGGGAGCGCAGCACGCTGGGCTACCCGGTGCGTGACGAGTACGCAGTCACCGGCGGGCGCGAGAGCGAGTTCCAGAAGGGCTTCCTCACGCTCAACACCGCGACCAACGCCGTCACGGTGCGCATGAAGTAG
- a CDS encoding 2OG-Fe(II) oxygenase yields the protein MSVATLEEGPLQGPSFFLSRTALRSLAVAHRDTYGAARPYPHVVIDGFLGERLASGLAGVFPGASEAGWKRRDHQEQAARLGQLQRKAFEDVPGALRHLLSEFSGMSFLDFLETLTGVQGLIPDPHFRGAGLHLTLRGGHLALHADFNRDRFRALSRRLTVLYYLNPDWEPAWGGDLELWNADLSKCEARIAPVLDRLVVMAHGDDHWHGHPAALECPEGRGRAAVAAYFYTAEASPDAPEAHSAIWVPVRS from the coding sequence GTGAGCGTCGCAACCCTCGAAGAAGGCCCGTTGCAGGGGCCGAGCTTCTTCCTCAGTCGTACGGCGCTTCGCTCGCTCGCGGTGGCCCATCGGGACACCTACGGTGCCGCACGGCCCTATCCTCACGTCGTCATCGACGGCTTCCTGGGTGAGCGGCTGGCGTCCGGACTGGCCGGGGTCTTCCCGGGCGCATCCGAGGCCGGCTGGAAGCGACGCGACCACCAGGAACAGGCGGCGCGCCTGGGGCAGCTTCAGCGCAAGGCGTTCGAAGATGTGCCCGGAGCGCTCCGGCACCTGCTCTCAGAGTTCTCGGGCATGTCGTTCCTCGACTTCCTGGAGACACTCACCGGAGTTCAAGGGCTCATCCCGGATCCGCATTTCCGGGGCGCCGGGCTGCACCTCACGCTGCGTGGGGGCCATCTGGCGCTTCACGCGGACTTCAACCGAGACCGCTTCCGTGCGCTCTCGCGGCGGCTCACCGTCCTCTATTACCTGAACCCCGATTGGGAACCCGCCTGGGGCGGTGACCTCGAGCTGTGGAATGCCGACCTCTCGAAGTGCGAGGCCCGAATCGCTCCGGTCCTCGATCGGCTGGTCGTGATGGCTCATGGCGACGACCACTGGCACGGCCACCCAGCCGCGCTGGAGTGTCCCGAGGGACGGGGGCGAGCCGCGGTCGCAGCCTACTTCTATACGGCAGAGGCGTCCCCGGACGCGCCGGAAGCCCACAGCGCCATCTGGGTCCCAGTGCGTTCCTGA
- a CDS encoding OPT family oligopeptide transporter yields MNAVTSSQPKEITLRGVTLGVLITLVFTAAQVYLGLKVGLTFATSIPAAVISMALLSAFKNATIQENNIVQTLASAAGTLASVIFVLPGLLMTGWWSDVPFWPTFGACAIGGVLGVMYTVPLRRALVSGSDLPYPEGVAAAEVLKVGTSSRSGATEGKAGLMSVIWGSMASALFAAAAAARLMAGEVAGYFRVGSGATGIGAASSLALIGAGHLMGITVGIAMLAGLVIAWGILVPVLTAMDPMPDATASEHALRVWGTQVRMLGAGAIGAAAIVTLAGLARPVIGGLRSALEAARRARTQGQALERTEQDLSIRTVGLVTLLALVPAGWLLANFLQDTVLESLSVPLVAVGIGYVLFAGICAAAVCGYMAGLIGSSNSPVSGIAILTILGAALSVGVVGRHVTGPEAAPALVAFALFVTTVVLAVAVIGNDNLQDLKTGQLVDATPWKQQVALLIGVVAGSAVVPPVLALLNRAYGFAGAPNANAISAQPLAAPQATLISTLAKGVIGGNLRWDLVLWGAALGLVLVVINFVVKKASKGRYSLPPLGVGLAIYLPSAVTAPVVVGALAGWAFERAASKQSWGEPAKRLGVLIMSGFIVGESLFNVALAGLIVSTGKGEPLALPIELGEVTTMLIAVVLGIVAVGGLYRWAARTALRIST; encoded by the coding sequence ATGAACGCTGTCACGTCTTCCCAGCCGAAGGAGATAACCCTGCGCGGGGTGACCCTCGGGGTCCTCATCACGCTGGTGTTCACCGCGGCGCAGGTCTACCTGGGGCTGAAGGTCGGCCTCACCTTCGCGACCTCCATCCCCGCGGCGGTCATCTCGATGGCGCTCCTGAGCGCCTTCAAGAACGCCACCATCCAGGAGAACAACATCGTCCAGACGCTGGCCTCGGCGGCGGGCACGCTCGCTTCCGTGATCTTCGTCCTGCCCGGCCTGTTGATGACCGGCTGGTGGAGCGACGTGCCGTTCTGGCCGACGTTCGGCGCGTGTGCGATTGGCGGCGTACTTGGCGTGATGTACACCGTGCCGCTGCGTCGCGCGCTGGTCTCCGGCTCCGACCTTCCGTATCCCGAGGGCGTGGCGGCCGCCGAGGTGCTCAAGGTGGGCACCTCCTCGCGCTCCGGCGCAACCGAAGGCAAGGCCGGCCTCATGTCCGTCATCTGGGGCAGCATGGCCTCGGCCCTGTTCGCGGCGGCCGCCGCCGCCAGGCTGATGGCAGGTGAGGTGGCCGGGTATTTCAGGGTGGGCAGCGGCGCCACGGGCATTGGTGCCGCCAGCTCGCTGGCGCTCATCGGCGCGGGACACCTGATGGGCATCACGGTCGGCATCGCGATGCTGGCCGGCCTGGTGATTGCGTGGGGCATCCTGGTTCCGGTCCTCACGGCCATGGACCCGATGCCGGACGCCACGGCGTCGGAGCACGCGCTGCGCGTCTGGGGCACGCAGGTGCGCATGCTCGGCGCCGGCGCCATCGGTGCGGCGGCCATCGTGACGCTGGCGGGCCTCGCCAGGCCGGTCATCGGCGGCCTGCGGTCCGCGCTGGAGGCGGCGCGGCGAGCCAGGACGCAGGGCCAGGCGCTCGAGCGCACGGAGCAGGATCTATCCATCCGCACGGTGGGGCTGGTGACGCTGCTCGCCCTGGTGCCGGCTGGCTGGCTCCTGGCGAACTTCCTCCAGGACACCGTGCTGGAGAGCCTGAGCGTGCCGCTGGTCGCCGTGGGCATCGGCTACGTCCTGTTCGCGGGCATCTGTGCCGCCGCCGTCTGCGGCTACATGGCCGGTCTCATCGGTTCGTCGAACTCGCCTGTCTCGGGCATCGCCATCCTGACCATCCTGGGCGCCGCGCTCAGCGTCGGCGTGGTCGGGCGGCACGTCACCGGGCCCGAGGCGGCCCCCGCGCTGGTGGCGTTCGCGCTGTTCGTCACCACGGTGGTGCTGGCCGTGGCGGTCATCGGCAACGACAACCTGCAGGACCTGAAGACCGGCCAATTGGTGGACGCGACGCCCTGGAAGCAGCAGGTGGCCCTGCTCATCGGCGTGGTCGCCGGCTCTGCCGTCGTCCCCCCCGTGCTGGCGCTGCTGAACCGGGCCTACGGCTTCGCGGGCGCGCCCAACGCCAATGCCATCTCGGCGCAGCCGCTGGCGGCGCCGCAGGCGACCCTGATTTCAACCCTGGCCAAGGGAGTCATCGGCGGCAACCTGCGGTGGGACCTCGTGCTGTGGGGCGCCGCGCTCGGCCTGGTCCTGGTCGTCATCAACTTCGTGGTGAAGAAGGCCAGCAAGGGTCGCTACAGCCTGCCGCCGCTGGGCGTGGGCCTCGCCATCTACCTGCCCAGCGCCGTCACGGCGCCGGTGGTCGTGGGCGCGCTGGCGGGCTGGGCCTTCGAGCGCGCGGCGAGCAAGCAGAGCTGGGGTGAGCCCGCCAAGCGCCTGGGCGTGCTCATCATGTCCGGCTTCATCGTGGGCGAGAGCCTGTTCAACGTGGCGCTGGCCGGGTTGATCGTCTCGACGGGCAAGGGCGAGCCGCTGGCCCTCCCGATTGAGCTGGGTGAAGTGACGACCATGCTCATCGCCGTGGTGCTCGGCATCGTCGCGGTGGGAGGGCTGTACCGCTGGGCGGCGCGGACGGCGCTCCGCATCTCGACCTGA